A single genomic interval of Pyrus communis chromosome 7, drPyrComm1.1, whole genome shotgun sequence harbors:
- the LOC137739552 gene encoding ribonuclease E/G-like protein, chloroplastic produces MAFHCPCSTEALGSRRLMGVPEYHARLRRHHHLLTKHTQFPSSSSWLVRSSVSLRFLSPYTCHHLPLGNAFRFTLCMAKHSSFLSSPMMSMEKGKSSAASKGMCKIVWTIEADLQAGQFLYITGDPTVLGCWEPEIAILMSPMEHTNLWKAEVKINGGVNFKYNYFIKTERWPSYDITWRPGPELSISVPLPVKQSGKIIVRDSWMRTDTTMSPISSWGSWIEEAYLPIQPLFSAPARDEYENMKYLISDMIESRPALNLPMEKRTVYADGELNDGLISSSDLLELNPFLNEAMEDNVYSDGDRIAISSQRGSTSNSFSTERHYPVEEPWLLHSPLFCLVSKDKMGSDMSKKNDSIKDGAENLDDPDDLLPEERNNLISKEPVSTIILINSSICTMQRIALLEYGKLVELLLEPVKSTVQCDSVYIGVVSKLVPHMGGAFVNIGSSRPSLMDIKQNREPFIFPPFRRTKKSEVNNYMLDEHVTAYENERVSLDYEATDDVIEISSQNDYVKSMHNDDDDDEHDIEDEFDVSDVKENMNGGILDYGEVEADFLEGETSAVPVAVNGSSNSQMSHLQNKKDTNTVTNENKWARVQKGTKVIVQVVKEGLGSKGPTLTAYPKLKSRFWILLTRCDRIGISKKIGGVERTRLKVIAKTLQPPGFGLTVRTVAAGHSLEELQKDLEGLVSTWKNITEHAKSAALAADEGVEGAIPVILHRAMGQTLSVVQDYFNETVEKMVVDSPRTYHEVSNYLQEIAPDLCDRVELYNKRVPLFDEFNIEEEINNMLSKRVPLANGGSLVIEQTEALVSIDVNGGHGMFGHGNSQEKAILEVNLAAAKQIARELRLRDIGGIIVVDFIDMADESNKRLVYEEVKKAVERDRSMVKVSELSRHGLMEITRKRVRPSVTFMISEPCACCHATGRVEALETSFSKIEQEISRLLAMMEERPDPGNPKSWPKFILRVDHHMCEYLTSGKRTRLAFLSSSLKVWILLKVARGFTRGAFEVKPYVDEKGHKDPPPVTISMLRSSEGRANNSGRKVTLFPVKKWKTGRK; encoded by the exons ATGGCTTTTCACTGCCCCTGCTCCACTGAGGCACTGGGGTCGCGGCGGCTCATGGGCGTCCCCGAATATCACGCTCGTCTTCGGCGCCACCACCACCTGCTCACGAAACATACCCAGtttccctcttcttcctcttggcTTGTTCGGAGCTCCGTCAGCCTGAGGTTTTTGTCGCC GTATACATGCCATCACTTACCCCTCGGAAATGCGTTCAGATTCACTCTTTGTATGGCAAAGCATAGTTCTTTCCTGAGTTCTCCTATGATGTCCATGGAGAAAG GAAAGTCAAGTGCTGCTTCTAAAGGAATGTGCAAGATAGTCTGGACAATAGAGGCTGATCTACAAGCTGGCCAATTTCTATACATAACTGGGGATCCTACTGTTCTTGGCTGCTGGGAGCCGGAGATTGCTATACTAATGTCTCCTATGGAACATACAAACTTATGGAAGGCTGAAGTCAAG ATTAATGGTGGTGTCAACTTCAAGTATAACTATTTCATAAAGACGGAAAGGTGGCCTTCATATGACATTACCTGGAGACCTGGACCTGAATTGTCTATATCTGTACCCTTACCTGTCAAACAAAGTGGAAAAATTATAGTGCGGGATTCATGGATGAGGACCGATACCACAATGTCTCCAATTAGTTCATGGGGTTCATGGATAGAGGAGGCATATCTTCCAATACAACCATTATTCTCAGCTCCAGCTAGAG ATGAATATGAGAATATGAAATACCTTATAAGTGATATGATAGAATCCAGGCCAGCCTTAAATCTTCCTATGGAGAAGCGCACGGTGTACGCTGATGGCGAACTTAACGATGGCTTAATTTCCAGTAGCGACTTATTAGAGTTGAACCCATTCTTAAATGAAGCAATGGAGGATAATGTGTACTCTGATGGCGACCGTATAGCAATTAGCAGTCAGAGGGGCTCAACTTCTAATAGTTTTTCAACTGAAAGACATTATCCTGTTGAGGAACCCTGGTTACTCCATTCGCCTCTCTTCTGCCTTGTGTCTAAGGATAAGATGGGGTCTGATATGTCCAAAAAGAATGACAGCATAAAAGATGGTGCGGAAAATTTGGACGATCCAGATGATTTGTTGCCTGAAGAAAGGAATAACCTAATTTCGAAGGAACCTGTTTCTACCATTATACTGATTAATTCTTCTATATGTACCATGCAAAGGATAGCTCTACTAGAATATGGGAAATTGGTTGAGTTACTACTGGAACCAGTTAAAAGTACAGTGCAGTGTGATAGCGTGTATATAGGAGTGGTTTCGAAACTTGTACCCCACATGGGTGGTGCATTTGTAAATATTGGGAGTTCTAGACCCTCTCTTATGGACATTAAACAAAACAGAGAACCATTCATATTCCCTCCATTCCGAAGGACAAAGAAAAGTGAAGTTAACAACTATATGTTGGATGAGCACGTGACTGCCTACGAAAATGAGCGTGTGTCACTTGATTATGAAGCGACTGATGACGTCATTGAAATCAGCTCTCAGAATGATTATGTAAAATCAATGCACAAtgacgatgacgatgatgaGCATGATATTGAGGATGAATTTGATGTTTCAGATGTTAAGGAAAACATGAATGGTGGTATACTCGATTATGGTGAAGTAGAAGCTGATTTTCTAGAAGGTGAAACTAGTGCTGTACCTGTTGCCGTAAATGGTTCTAGCAATTCTCAAATGTCTCATCTCCAGAATAAGAAGGATACAAATACTGTGACTAATGAGAATAAGTGGGCCCGAGTTCAGAAAGGCACTAAAGTTATTGTACAAGTTGTCAAAGAGGGGCTGGGTTCAAAAGGTCCCACACTGACTGCTTACCCAAAATTAAAAAGCAGATTCTGG ATATTGTTAACTCGTTGTGATAGAATCGGAATCTCCAAAAAAATTGGCGGTGTTGAGCGTACACGATTAAAAGTCATAGCAAAAACTTTGCAGCCTCCGGGTTTTGGTCTGACGGTAAGAACTGTTGCTGCTGGTCATTCTTTAGAGGAACTGCAAAAGGATTTGGAAGGCCTTGTTTCAACTTGGAAAAACATTACAGAACATGCAAAATCTGCAGCTCTTGCTGCAGATGAAGGTGTGGAAGGGGCCATTCCTGTCATTCTGCATCGGGCAATGGGTCAGACACTCTCAGTTGTCCAGGATTATTTTAATGAGACA GTTGAAAAAATGGTGGTTGACTCTCCCAGAACATATCATGAG GTTAGCAATTACCTTCAGGAGATTGCCCCTGATCTCTGTGATCGAGTAGAGTTGTACAACAAAAGAGTTCctctttttgatgaatttaacaTAGAAGAAGAGATCAACAACATGCTCAGTAAAAG GGTTCCACTGGCTAATGGAGGTTCTTTAGTGATAGAGCAAACTGAGGCATTAGTCTCTATCGATGTGAATGGAGGACATGGGATGTTTGGTCATGGAAATTCACAGGAGAAAGCTATTTTAGAAGTCAACCTTGCAGCTGCTAAACAG ATTGCAAGGGAGTTACGACTGAGAGATATTGGTGGCATAATCGTGGTAGATTTCATTGACATGGCTGATGAGT CAAACAAGAGATTGGTGTATGAAGAAGTTAAGAAGGCTGTGGAGAGAGACAGATCGATGGTTAAAGTCTCTGAACTGTCTAGGCATGGACTTATGGAAATAACAAGAAAGCGA GTACGACCTAGTGTGACATTTATGATCAGTGAACCGTGTGCTTGCTGTCATGCCACTGGGAGAGTAGAAGCATTAGAGACCTCCTTCTCCAAAATTGAACAAGAGATTTCTCGATTACTT GCGATGATGGAAGAGAGACCGGACCCGGGGAACCCCAAATCCTGGCCGAAGTTTATTCTGAGAGTTGACCATCACATGTGTGAGTACCTAACCTCTGGGAAAAGGACAAGACTTGCATTCTTGAGCAGTTCCCTCAAAGTCTGGATTCTACTAAAG GTTGCCAGAGGTTTCACTAGAGGTGCATTTGAGGTGAAACCATATGTGGATGAAAAGGGACACAAAGATCCTCCACCGGTAACGATTTCAATGTTACGATCTTCGGAAGGCAGAGCTAACAATTCTGGCAGAAAGGTGACCTTGTTTCCGGTCAAGAAGTGGAAGACCGGGCGAAAATGA
- the LOC137740379 gene encoding F-box/kelch-repeat protein At3g06240-like → MAKSCNFTDDMVVQILSRLPPKSLMRFKCVRKLWRDLIDSPGFVASHLSNSNSKSDSSTSIVVKHTVNNLRDHRKHVLLSLLNVSEDFSDSDDCVEDLSVAYPLLSVSSPNFEIVGYCDGIFCLSIHFCPEDIGLVNPAIMEFQLLPQPCLLLPPPEPDVADRVDTITNAVGFGYDSKAKAYKVVRIVKFLPGPRIAEVYTLGVDSWREVKFEIDFSVIWTPSFYVYFKGVYHWFATDLKNNDFILTFDMGEEVFDKIPVPYDSLERFAWNCSLAIWKESIALFCYRKDEGTGLSIFDIWVMDDSSDGVKSPWSKKRLTIESVPRIEIPLIFWKNDELLLAATDGDVVSYNLRTRNLKYLPIHGIENPLYIQAVLYAESLVSVKGGDQPLAIEPDRDSGSVSFEMYFYPRPV, encoded by the exons atggCAAAGTCGTGTAATTTTACGGATGATATGGTGGTGCAAATCTTGTCTCGATTGCCACCTAAATCCTTGATGCGATTCAAATGTGTCCGTAAGTTGTGGCGTGATCTAATTGATAGTCCTGGCTTTGTGGCAAGTCACCTTTCTAACTCGAATTCGAAATCAGATTCCTCCACCAGCATTGTTGTAAAACATACTGTTAACAATCTGAGGGATCATAGGAAGCACGTTTTATTGTCATTGCTTAATGTTTCAGAGGATTTTAGCGATAGTGATGACTGTGTTGAGGATCTTAGTGTTGCGTATCCTTTGTTGAGTGTATCTTCCCCTAATTTTGAAATTGTGGGTTACTGTGATGggattttctgtctaagtatTCACTTTTGTCCCGAGGATATTGGTTTAGTCAATCCAGCGATCATGGAATTTCAGCTTCTTCCCCAGCCTTGTCTTCTCCTGCCTCCCCCAGAACCAGATGTTGCTGATAGAGTGGATACCATTACCAATGCCGTTGGATTTGGGTATGATTCCAAAGCTAAAGCATACAAGGTTGTTAGAATTGTGAAATTTTTGCCGGGGCCTAGAATAGCAGAGGTATACACTTTAGGTGTTGATTCTTGGAGAGAGGTCAAGTTTGAGATCGATTTTTCTGTCATCTGGACACCTTCTTTTTATGTCTACTTCAAGGGTGTTTATCATTGGTTTGCTACTGATCTAAAAAATAATGATTTCATCCTTACATTTGATATGGGTGAGGAGGTATTTGATAAGATACCAGTTCCGTATGATTCTCTGGAAAGATTTGCATGGAATTGCAGTCTTGCAATATGGAAGGAATCCATTGCTTTGTTCTGCTACCGCAAAGATGAAGGAACTGGACTTTCTATCTTTGATATATGGGTGATGGATGACTCTAGTGATGGGGTAAAAAGTCCATGGAGTAAGAAACGCTTAACAATCGAATCTGTACCAAGGATTGAGATTCCATTGATATTTTGGAAGAATGACGAGCTTCTTCTGGCGGCCACTGATGGGGACGTTGTCTCCTATAACCTACGCACTCGAAACCTCAAATACCTTCCTATACATGGCATTGAAAACCCACTATATATCCAAGCTGTTCTTTATGCAGAAAGTCTTGTTTCTGTCAAGGGAGGCGACCAGCCTCTGGCCATAGAGCCAGACAGAGACTCTGGAAG TGTATCGTTTGAGATGTACTTTTACCCAAGGCCTGTATGA